The following proteins come from a genomic window of bacterium:
- the rplQ gene encoding 50S ribosomal protein L17 produces the protein MQHGKKKSNKLNMQAAHRKSVFSNLLCQLINHGRIKTTEVKAKQLVKQADKIITVAKKQTLHARRTAVSILNNKKAVKKLFSEIAKHFENRKGGYSKVIKTTYRRGDAAPLAIVELIDFQPVAGTDKKDKDKKVSKPKPKPKPKAK, from the coding sequence ATGCAGCACGGTAAAAAGAAATCAAATAAGCTGAATATGCAGGCGGCGCACAGGAAGTCGGTATTCTCCAATCTTTTGTGCCAGCTTATAAATCACGGGAGAATCAAAACCACAGAAGTAAAGGCAAAACAGCTTGTAAAACAGGCCGACAAAATAATTACTGTCGCTAAAAAACAGACGCTTCATGCCAGAAGAACGGCTGTTTCAATACTCAATAACAAAAAAGCCGTCAAAAAGCTTTTTTCCGAGATAGCGAAACATTTTGAGAACAGGAAAGGCGGTTATTCAAAAGTAATTAAAACAACTTACAGGCGGGGTGACGCAGCTCCTCTTGCTATTGTCGAGCTTATAGATTTTCAGCCGGTTGCGGGAACGGATAAAAAAGATAAGGATAAAAAAGTTTCAAAACCAAAACCAAAGCCGAAACCGAAAGCAAAGTAG
- a CDS encoding HIT family protein has translation MQECVFCKIVGNKIPSVNIYDSGRSLAFMDIMPARKGHVLIIPKKHGEILTDIPEEDLKDVILTVKKVTGAMFKALCCDGINVHQCNRPAAGQVVDHVHFHLIPRVEGDNLNFGWPHETYDKGEMEKTADKIRSSLYISMT, from the coding sequence ATGCAGGAATGCGTATTCTGTAAAATAGTCGGCAACAAAATACCTTCGGTTAATATATATGATTCGGGCAGGTCTCTTGCCTTTATGGATATAATGCCCGCGCGCAAAGGACATGTGCTTATTATACCTAAGAAGCATGGAGAGATATTGACGGATATACCCGAAGAAGATTTAAAGGATGTTATACTGACTGTTAAAAAAGTAACGGGTGCTATGTTCAAAGCACTGTGTTGCGACGGAATAAATGTTCATCAGTGCAACAGGCCTGCGGCCGGACAGGTTGTTGACCATGTCCATTTTCATCTGATTCCCAGAGTTGAAGGGGACAATCTTAATTTCGGCTGGCCGCATGAAACCTATGATAAAGGTGAAATGGAAAAAACAGCGGATAAAATCAGGTCCTCCCTTTATATTTCAATGACATGA